A genomic region of Gymnogyps californianus isolate 813 unplaced genomic scaffold, ASM1813914v2 HiC_scaffold_84, whole genome shotgun sequence contains the following coding sequences:
- the LOC127029194 gene encoding zinc finger protein 271-like — MGCTLGSAYGGYLLLSGGLLAPAMEPYVLLDPRQRALYRDVMQESYETLMALEFPVSKPDLLSRLDHGDEPTALDLHVPRDTPAAEDGAGAEQEPPREEAAEKEPDVVKPAGEEHPSSPAEAGATAGRSGGGPGETATRPGESQPSNTCGECGKSFSHKSALVKHQKIHTGDRPHECPDCGKCFIQRSDLTIHQRVHTGERPYACPECGRRFSVSSSLLTHQRTHAPGGEKPNRCPQCGRSFADPGALDRHQKSHLGGKPYECGVCGKAFAWSSHLERHRRIHTGEKPFQCAECGRAFAWSSHLDRHMRTHAAPRPYRCEQCGKCFGQSSNLLKHQRVHTGERPYPCPDCKRCFRWGSALAKHQRTHARQQQASGKPYPCGACGKSFGWVSHLERHRRIHTGEKPFRCGECGRAFAVSSHLERHRRVHTGERPYRCSECGKSFAVSSTLLAHRRTHAAQPGRPHACPECGKGFSTPASLERHRRLHRGEKPYQCGVCGKGFAWSSHYDRHRLTHTGEKPFSCAHCGKCFGRSSHRNRHQRAHTQGGPEKRHVCPECGKAFGLGTALAAHQRLHGGEKGEFPLTKLPFLVAGGGDHESQGKHNSANKKIKKCSRGMREEPGFLPPRKPRRFETTRMLFSTCPVTFKEVARYFTDPGQRAQYWEAMQESAGNDSSVEDGTVSGMRDSTTQADPDIKTCLEDVSQHHEPTNVHQSSQEKGQEEVQVHPGRETPGTCRELLFPHSLHPRDGPIPHPTSKKSFHPRRQGSQHPCPDCGKSFGVFSNLLRHQRSHGGDKPYKCPDCGKGFRHSSALVTHRRIHTGEKPYQCADCGKSFNVVSNLARHRRSHTGEKPYKCPDCGRRCSQRSHLVTHRRLHTGERPYPCRECGKSFNVSSDLIKHRRTHTGEKPYECPDCGKRFSGSSNLITHQRLHSGERPYTCADCGKGFTISSKLIAHQRTHSGERPYTCADCGKAFSDRPHLIRHRSAGRREKRYKCSECGKGFTTSSYLLTHQRSHTGETPFLCGVCGKSFAVVSNLARHRRVHTGEKPFRCGECGRQYSQRAHLTTHQRVHTGERPYVCGDCGKGFNVNSSLTKHRRVHTGEKPYRCPECGKSFSQSSNVITHRRLHHGHGVHQPELVSIALPEPETFST; from the exons ATGGGCTGCACGCTGGGCTCTGCTTACGGGGGTTACCTCCTTCTTTCAGGGGGTCTGCTGGCACCAGCCATGGAGCCGTACGTTCTGCTGGACCCGCGACAGAGAGCGCTGTATCGCGACGTGATGCAGGAGAGCTACGAGACGCTGATGGCGCTGG aaTTCCCCGTTTCCAAGCCCGATCTGTTGTCCCGCCTGGACCACGGGGATGAACCTACAGCCCTGGATCTTCACGTGCCCAGGGACACCCCGGCCGCAG AGGATGGAGCAGGAGCGGAGCAGGAACCCCCTCGAGAAGAAGCTGCTGAGAAAGAGCCCGACGTGGTGAAACCTGCAGGCGAGGAGCATCCTTCGAGCCCTGCCGAGGCCGGAGCGACGGCAGGCAGGAGCGGGGGGGGACCGGGGGAGACGGCCACACGCCCGGGCGAGAGCCAACCCAGCAACACGTGCGGCGAGTGCGGGAAGAGCTTCAGCCACAAGTCAGCCCTGGTGAAGCACCAGAAGATCCACACCGGCGACCGCCCCCACGAATGCCCCGACTGCGGCAAGTGCTTCATCCAACGCTCGGACCTCACCATCCACCAGCGGGTCCATACGGGCGAGCGGCCCTATGCCTGCCCCGAATGCGGACGCCGCTTCAGCGTCAGCTCCTCCTTGCTCACCCACCAGCGTACCCACGCGCCCGGCGGAGAGAAACCCAACCGCTGCCCCCAGTGCGGCCGCAGCTTCGCCGATCCGGGGGCCCTTGACCGGCACCAGAAGAGCCACCTGGGTGGGAAACCCTACGAGTGTGGGGTGTGCGGGAAAGCCTTTGCCTGGAGCTCCCACCTCGAGCGGCATCGGCGCATCCACACCGGCGAGAAGCCCTTCCAGTGCGCCGAATGCGGGCGAGCCTTCGCCTGGAGCTCCCACCTCGACCGTCACATGCGCACCCatgctg CCCCGCGGCCCTACCGCTGCGAGCAGTGTGGCAAATGCTTCGGCCAGAGCTCCAACCTCCTCAAGCACCAACGCGTCCACACCGGCGAGCGGCCGTACCCCTGCCCGGATTGCAAACGCTGCTTCCGCTGGGGCTCAGCCCTGGCCAAGCACCAGCGCACCCACGCCCGGCAGCAGCAAGCCA GCGGCAAACCCTACCCGTGCGGGGCGTGTGGGAAGAGTTTTGGCTGGGTCTCGCACCTGGAACGCCATCGCCGCATCCACACCGGGGAGAAGCCCTTCCGCTGCGGGGAGTGTGGGCGGGCGTTCGCCGTCAGCTCCCACCTGGAACGGCACCGCCGGGTACACACCGGCGAGCGGCCCTACCGCTGCAGCGAGTGCGGGAAGAGCTTTGCCGTCAGCTCCACCTTGCTGGCTCATCGCCGCACCCATGCCGCCCAGCCGGGCCGGCCCCACGCCTGCCCCGAGTGTGGCAAGGGTTTTAGCACGCCGGCGAGCTTGGAGCGGCACCGGCGGCTTCACCGGGGCGAGAAACCCTACCAGTGCGGCGTCTGCGGCAAAGGCTTTGCCTGGAGCTCCCACTACGACCGACACCGGCTCACCCACACCGGCGAGAAACCCTTCTCCTGCGCCCACTGTGGCAAATGCTTCGGTCGCAGCTCCCACCGCAACCGGCACCAGCGTGCCCACACGCAGGGCGGCCCGGAGAAGCGGCACGTCTGTCCCGAATGCGGCAAAGCCTTCGGCCTCGGCACGGCCTTGGCAGCTCACCAGCGACTGCATG gtggggagaagggggaattTCCACTTACCAAGTTACCCTTCCTTgttgctggaggaggagatCACGAAAGCCAAGGAAAACACAACTCTGCGAACAAGAAGATAAAGAAGTGCAGCAGGGGAATGAGAGAGGAGCCTGGATTTTTGCCTCCGAGAAAGCCCAGGAGATTTGAAACCACGCGGATGCTTTTCTCTACG TGTCCAGTGACCTTCAAGGAGGTGGCTCGATACTTCACCGATCCCGGCCAGCGGGCCCAGTACTGGGAAGCCATGCAGGAGAGTGCTGGAAATGACTCCTCTGTGG agGATGGGACGGTGAGTGGGATGAGGGACAGCACCACACAAGCAGACCCAGACATCAAGACCTGCCTGGAGGACGTCTCCCAGCACCATGAGCCAACCAATGTCCACCAGAGCTCCCAAGAGAAAGGCCAAGAGGAGGTCCAGGTTCATCCTGGGAGGGAAACTCCAGGGACATGCAGGGAATTGCTGTTCCCCCATAGCCTTCACCCCAGGGATGGACCCATCCCTCATCCCACCAGCAAGAAGAGCTTCCATCCCCGGAGACAGGGGTCCCAGCACCCCTGCCCTGACTGTGGGAAAAGCTTTGGGGTCTTCTCCAACTTGCTCCGTCACCAGCGGAGCCATGGTGGGGACAAGCCCTACAAATGCCCCGACTGCGGGAAGGGTTTCAGGCACAGCTCGGCGCTGGTGACGCACCGTCGCATCCATACGGGTGAGAAGCCCTACCAGTGCGCCGATTGCGGCAAGAGCTTCAACGTGGTGTCCAACCTGGCGCGCCACCGACGGAGCCACACCGGAGAGAAGCCCTACAAGTGCCCCGACTGCGGCCGGCGTTGCAGTCAACGTTCCCACCTGGTGACCCACCGCCGGCTGCACACAGGCGAGCGCCCGTACCCGTGCCGAGAGTGCGGGAAGAGCTTCAACGTCAGCTCCGACCTCATCAAACATCGCCGCACCCACACCGGGGAGAAGCCCTACGAGTGTCCCGACTGCGGGAAGCGTTTCAGCGGCAGCTCCAACCTCATCACCCACCAGCGGCTGCACAGCGGCGAGCGGCCCTACACCTGCGCCGACTGCGGCAAGGGCTTCACCATCAGCTCCAAGCTCATCGCCCACCAACGGACGCACAGCGGCGAGCGACCCTACACCTGCGCCGACTGCGGCAAGGCCTTCAGCGACCGACCCCACCTCATCCGGCACCGCAGTGCCGGCCGGCGGGAGAAGCGCTACAAGTGCTCCGAGTGCGGCAAGGGCTTCACCACCAGCTCCTACCTCCTCACCCACCAGCGCAGCCACACCGGAGAGACCCCATTCCTCTGCGGTGTGTGCGGCAAGAGCTTCGCGGTGGTCTCCAACCTGGCGCGGCATCGGCGCGTGCACACCGGGGAGAAGCCGTTTCGGTGCGGGGAGTGCGGGCGGCAGTACAGCCAACGGGCTCATCTCACCACCCACCAGCGGGTCCACACTGGCGAGCGACCCTATGTCTGCGGGGATTGCGGGAAGGGCTTCAATGTCAACTCATCCCTCACCAAGCACCGGCGGGTGCACACCGGGGAGAAGCCCTACCGCTGCCCCGAGTGCGGGAAGAGCTTCAGCCAGAGCTCCAACGTCATCACACACCGGCGGCTCCACCACGGCCACGGGGTGCACCAGC CGGAGCTGGTTTCCATCGCCCTGCCTGAGCCGGAGACCTTCTCCACTTAA
- the IL4I1 gene encoding L-amino-acid oxidase — protein sequence MTRIVEHLPFVLPPDSITTNIPFFSAFVALFSSLLLSLVLFQILLLVGLLSAKRFPCFPEYCLQDKDYEELLKIVKDGLEPATHPANVVIVGAGISGLTAAKLLRDAGHKVTILEMSNQVGGRIRTYRPEGQDWYVELGAMRLPGKHRLVREFIRQFDLKLNPFIQTDDNTWYFVKGTRTRAEEVNRNPDILNYTVKPSERGKSASQLYREALTKAFKDFQTTDCKKYLAKYDSFSTKEYLIKVGNLSRGAVQMIGDLLNEDSGFYLSFLASLWDFDIFLNESFDEITGGFDQLPKAFHKALPNVIQFNCTVEKIMTKGNKVRVFYRAPDTLVPTIITADYVLVTSTAKATRHIQFLPPLSPPKTHALRSIHYASASKIALACTEKFWEKDGIRGGQSITDRPSRFIYYPSHNFSSGLGVILASYTWNDDADFFLPLTDEKCLDVVFQDLSDIHQVSKDYLQYTCDQYVIQKWQLDKHALGAFAAFTPYQFADYSQALFEHEGRVHFAGEHAAQPHAWIDTAMKSAIRAASNIHHDSGEAWMLSEEGEWEQPGSFSLLKEDL from the exons ATGACTAGGATTG TGGAACATCTGCCTTTTGTGTTGCCTCCTGACAGCATAACCACAAACATCCCTTTCTTCAG TGCCTTTgttgcattattttcttctcttcttctctccctAGTCCTATTCCAAATACTCCTGCTAGTAGGTCTCCTAAGTGCAAAGAGGTTTCCATGTTTCCCTGAATATTGCCTTCAGGACAAAGACTACGAGGAACTGCTGAAGATTGTCAAAGATGGGTTAGAACCTGCAACTCATCCAGCAAATGTGGTCATCGTCGGTGCAGGAATAAGCGGGCTTACAGCAGCGAAGTTGCTCCGAGATGCCGGCCACAAG GTTACCATTCTGGAAATGAGCAATCAGGTCGGTGGGCGGATCAGGACGTACCGACCAGAGGGACAGGACTGGTATGTGGAGCTGGGAGCCATGCGCCTGCCAGGCAAGCACAG GCTCGTCCGTGAATTCATTAGGCAGTTTGACCTGAAGCTAAACCCATTCATCCAGACAGACGACAACACCTGGTACTTCGTGAAAGGCACTCGAACAAGAGCTGAGGAAGTGAATAGAAACCCCGACATCCTAAACTACACAGTGAAACCGTCAGAGAGAGGCAAGAGTGCCAGCCAGCTTTATAGAGAAGCACTAACTAAG GCTTTCAAGGACTTCCAGACTACAGACTGCAAGAAATATCTAGCTAAATATGACTCCTTCTCCACCAAG GAGTATTTGATTAAAGTAGGAAATCTAAGCCGAGGAGCAGTTCAGATGATCGGTGACTTGTTGAACGAGGACTCTGGATTTTATCTGTCCTTCCTTGCCTCACTGTGGGATTTTGATATCTTCTTGAACGAGAG tTTTGATGAAATCACAGGGGGATTTGACCAACTGCCCAAAGCCTTCCACAAAGCGTTGCCCAATGTCATCCAGTTCAATTGCACGGTGGAGAAAATCATGACCAAGGGAAACAAAGTCCGTGTGTTTTACCGCGCTCCGGACACTCTGGTCCCAACCATAATAACTGCAGATTACGTCCTTGTCACGTCCACCGCCAAAGCCACCAGGCACATCCAATTCCTGCCACCGCTCTCTCCTCCGAAGACCCACGCCCTGCGCTCCATCCACTACGCAAGCGCCTCCAAAATAGCCTTGGCTTGCACTGAGAAGTTCTGGGAGAAGGACGGTATCCGAGGAGGGCAATCCATCACCGACCGCCCTTCCCGGTTTATCTACTACCCCAGCCACAACTTCTCCAGCGGGCTGGGCGTGATCCTGGCTTCCTACACCTGGAACGACGATGCCGACTTTTTCCTGCCTCTCACGGATGAGAAGTGCCTGGATGTGGTCTTCCAAGACCTGTCAGATATCCATCAAGTGAGCAAGGACTACCTGCAGTACACCTGCGACCAGTACGTGATACAGAAGTGGCAGCTGGACAAACACGCCCTGGGGGCATTTGCTGCCTTCACCCCTTACCAGTTCGCCGACTACTCGCAGGCTCTCTTCGAGCACGAGGGCAGGGTGCATTTCGCAGGAGAACACGCGGCTCAGCCTCACGCCTGGATCGACACTGCCATGAAATCAGCCATCAGGGCTGCGAGCAACATCCATCACGACAGCGGCGAAGCCTGGATGCTGAGCGAGGAGGGGGAGTGGGAGCAGCCGGGGAGTTTCTCGCTGCTGAAGGAAGATCTCTGA